Within Planococcus citri chromosome 2, ihPlaCitr1.1, whole genome shotgun sequence, the genomic segment agtaaatcatgtgagtctcattttaaagctctctgcaagagcttcaaattggtgtattttttgcctatctaaaacacacaaaaaaacaaaatcacttttttccacctaattaatcgaatagtggtagttttgagcctttctagagcctccaacatttttgggtttttcagttctgaaaaaaacgtggtgaaaaatatcaaaaatgggtgctgaattgcgaaggttGAGGAGTAGAGAGAGTgcaacttgatatttgacttcatcaatgaggtcagtgatctctgatgagtaaattgattggtcactcgctttttttttttagggaaaactgaaaagtgaaaagtaggaacttttcttttcaacttttcattgaaagaaaagtacttttcacttttcagactgcacatctctagtCCGACTTCTTTGTTTCTACTTTCTATATAGCTgttgaaaaccaaaattaaataaaaatgaattgaaagatCAGAAAGATGCATTCATAAAATGAAGTTCAAACTGttcaaagaacaaaaatttgaacaaccatgaactaggtaataggtatgcaATATGCATGCAATAGAGATgaagatgattaaaaattttcaacggaaGCTTTCTGGAAAtgtaaaattgagaagaaatttctggaaaatttcaaatccatgAATTTCCATGGGAGAGCGTTCGATTTCtgcaaaatatgtataaaaaatattgtttaaaatgaaggaacatttcaaaaaatttgtaaatgtaatataaataattggaaaatgaaaactttttgttATTATAGGTAGTTAGTAAGGTAGttgataaataaaattacattttcaaaattcaaactgacattttttcaaaaataagtatggCCTACCCAGCCAACGGCCTACCTCATATTATTTAAAGaaatataaaatacctacctataaattttcagaaactctccaaaacataaatttctggaaatctatCATCCGATGATCATAATCATCCCTAGTCTAGTATACAATACCAACTATTTCAGATTGCAGACGAGGACGAgaacatgaaatgaaataaaaattgaaaataaagatcaaaaaatttagcTTTAGCCTTCAAATAGCTTAATTAATAGTTAATACGTACGGTCGTCAATTCGATCAAGattcaagtacctatattagaaaaacattttttcgtaaaaaggTTTATACTTTATAGCCGtttaggtatgtacttcaaaagttcaaaattgaaaaatttaatgattacGATATTTGTGATAATTGGTGGGACATGATCCAGTGATCTACATATAacacaaaaactaaaaagtaaagtaaaaatgaaatgaaaaatgaaaatcaactgattcaacaaaaattcaacttcaacttcACACATCGGGTGAACGACAGTAGACGGTACCTCCTCATTCCTCCTATAATTTGCTGCTCTCGATCATCGTCCTTCTTATCTCACCTCCGAATTTTCGTAAACAAGTACAAGAAAATTGCGAACacatgagtgaaaatttttcgaacagatgaaaagttcatatttttatcattattccTTCAACATATTTTACGTTGTAGGAGTGATTTGTATCATTCGAGACTTCTCACTTTCTCAGGAAATTCGATGTTATCGATTTACTCGTGCAAAATTTTTAAGTAGTACTAATGTCTAATGGAAAGTGGAGGTTTTTACCTCCATTTAAAAATGatacttgaaatattttatcgtaTGAATAATACTTATTCGTTCAAAAAGTCATACTTTGTAAATAGTTTAAAAATCACTTCGTATTTTATCAgtgttattttcataatttcgtgTTTCGATTTTCCTAAAACTTATGCGAATGTGTCGTCTGAAGTTGGTGTAGAATTCACTTCAAAAGTTGTTTACAATGGTAAGTTCTACGATACTTATTTTCATCGTAATGAGTTGTTTTTCATCCcttggtattttttcattccagaGTATATTGTCGGTTTCAAGAATTATTATCTCAGTCAAACAAGAGAGAACTTCATTGCTGCTGCTCTAAATGGAtcgaatatcaaaaattggcaTATTATAAAACGCAATAACCCAGCTAAAGATTATCCTAGTGATTTCGATATAGTTTTTGTAAGTATAGTCGTTTCATTTCCATGCTAAAATTCATACATATTTACTGAACGGTTCTGTGTTTCGTTAGATTAATCCAAACGATTCTAAAAATGGTCTGGaagcattaaaaaatcatcCATGTGTAAAAAGAATTACTCCTCAGCAAATCGTTCAACGTACAATCAACAGTTTACCGGAAGAACAAAACAAATCTAACTCCACCGAATCAAAAGAGGCGCACCGATTTAATTTAAATCAAGTaaatacaatatacatattatacctgagccactttcaaattttgatattaaaatattaatgTTGCTTTATTATACAGAAAAAATTCTGGCATTCAGCTAGCAGATATCTGGGTAGACGACTTTTGAGAGCTGTTCCTAAACAAATCACTACAATTCTACAAGCCGATGTTTTATGGTCTATGGGAATCACGGGTACGCTCAAAAGTGTGCCTTTTACAccaaaaagaaaatgttttttcatcttCCGTTGATTTCAGGTGTTGGTGTAAAAGTCGCAGTTTTTGACACCGGGTTATCAAAATCTCATCCGCATTTTCGTCGTATTAAAGAACGAACTGATTGGACTAATGAAAATACTTTGGAAGATGGTTTAGGACATGGAACATTTGTAGCTGGAGTCATCGCTTCTAGCAAAGAATGTCTTGGATTTGCTCCGGATGCTGACTTATACGTATTTAGAGTATTTACGAATAAGCAGGTGAGTAATTAATGTGTTTAACGAAAACTTTTGTGAATAATTGAGAAATAATGCTTtacattttgttgtttttctagGTGTCTTATACGTCTTGGTTCTTGGATGCATTTAATTAtgccatattgaaaaaaattaacgtattGAATCTAAGTATTGGCGGTCCTGATTTTATGGATCATCCCTTTGTCGATAAGGTATGGGAACTTACGGCAAATGGGGTTATTATGATCTCAGCCATCGGTAATGATGGCCCTCTTTATGGGTAAGTGTTTTCCGTAAACTCGTGTATTTGTTTTTTGCCTTGcagtattattttgaatttaattgtAGGACTTTGAACAATCCTGGCGATCAAATGGATGTAATTGGTGTGGGTGGGATAAACTTTGAAGATCAAATCGCTAAATTTTCCTCGCGTGGAATGACTACTTGGGAACTTCCACAGGGGTAAATAAGTTTTCAAACAGACTActcataattttgaagaaacctCTTCTTTTTACGctatataatttgaaaataggtacgGAAGACTGAAACCAGATATTGTTACTTATGGCTCATCAGTTGCTGGTTCTAGTATCAAGGGAAGCTGTCGTTCGTTATCCGGTACAAGCGTCGCATCTCCTGTAGTAGCTGGTGCGGTGACTCTTCTAATGAGGTAAAATATCTAATAAGTCGTGTACTGTGTCGTAATTTGAGAAagtaattgagaattttttctaattacagTAGCGTGTTACATCGTTCTAACCTTATCAATCCTGCTAGTATGAAGCAAGCTTTAATGGCGTCGGCGCGCAGATTGCCAAAAGTCGGAATGTTTGAACAAGGACATGGAAAATTAGATGTTCTTAGAGCTTACCAAATACTCAATAGTTATAAGCCTCAAGCTAGTTTTAGTCCGAGGTAACGATGTCCTGAACTTATAGCTCTTATATCAATGTATAATCGAGCCAAATTAACATAAATCTTTGTTGTAGTTATATTGATCTCAGCGAATGTCAGTATATGTGGCCGTATTGTACGCAACCAATTTATTTTGGAGGTATTCCAACTATTGTTAATGTGACAATCTTGAACGGTATGGGTGTTACCGGATATATCAATGAAAAACCGAAATGGTACCCGTATATACCTCAAAATGGGCACTTTCTTGAGGTAGGATTCAGTTGGCATACTGGCAAAATGATTAagaatcgtttaaaaaaatggttttcatCTCGTGCTCAGGTTTCACTATCGTATTCAGAAGTTCTGTGGCCTTGGTCTGGATGGTTGGCTGTGAGTTTAGCCGTGAGTAAAGAAGCAGCTTCATGGAGTGGTTCAGCTCATGGGCATATCGAACTTACTGTTGAATCGCCAGCAGCAGACAATGAAAccaatgttcaaaaatcaacaataaaattacttaTAAAAGCAAATATAATTGCAACGCCACCTAGATCGTAAGTGTTGACCATCAGTTGACAGTAGATACTGTCGGTATTTGTGTAATCATGTTTCTGCTGAATTTACAGAAAACGAATTTTATGGGATCAGTATCACAATTTGAGATATCCTCCTGGATATTTTCCCAGAGATGATTTGAATAAGAAGACTAATCCTTTAGACTGGAATGCTGACCACATTCATACtaatttcaaagtaattttttaagagatgaattgaatatttttcaactttctcaaaaactatTAATTCTGAGCATGCGTTATTTTCTGCTATAGGACATGTACGAACATTTAAGAAATTCAGGGTATTATATAGAAGTATTAGGAACTCCATACACATGTTTCGACGCTTCGCAATACGGAGCATTATTAATAGTAGACCCagaagaggaatttttttctgaagaagCTGCAAAATTAAAGAAAGACGTCGACAATGGATTGTCTGTGATTGTATTTGCTGATTGGTATAATACGActgttatgaaaaaaattaaattttttgatgaaaatacgaggtaaataataatttttaaaaacatacagGTATTTTGCTACTTGAATACAAATTTTCCTTTTTACGTAGACAATGGTGGATGCCTAATACCGGAGGTTCAAACATACCTGCTTTAAACGATTTACTATCAACATGGTCCGTCGCATTTGGTGATCGAATATATGAAGGCTATTTCTCTTTGCAAGATCGCAGCGTTTATTATGCTTCGGGTGCTTCCATCGTGAAATTTCCTGATGACGGAATTTTGATatctaaaaagttgaaagatcAAGGTGTGTATTGCAGATCAAGGAACTATGAATAATTACGTGAATATTTCatgaacatgatttttttgttttgtaggAGAAGCAATCATTAACAAAGATTCCACTGCACAAGATACAGTTCCTATTCTCgggttttttcaaacttctagTGTTGGTGAAGTAACGACTTATGGTGGAAGAATTGTGATGTACGGAGACTCGAATTGTTTGGATAATAGTAACAGTGTAGAAGGTATTTGTTCATGGCTGTGTGTACACAAGTTTGAAATTATGATTACTGTACTTAATGGTAATCTAATTTTATAGACTGCTTTTGGATGCTGGATGCCATCCTTCAATACGCTTTGACGAGTCATTTACCTTCTGTATTTAAGAATGATAATGCACAGCTTcaaaaaaccgaattttcatTGCCTCAGCGAATGGAGGGAAATCAGTTACATAGGTATGTTTGCTTCGTGATGATGCTTGTGTCAATTTTccatcatgtttcaaaaatattaatttatttgcaGGTATTCAAAAGTATTAGAAGATAATTTAGAAGGTATTAAAATCAGACCATTACCGGCATGTCCACATTTAGTTTGGTCCCATCCAAATCCATTAAATCAATCTGCCCCCGCGtaagttttttctaaaatgaagaTTAATGTTCATAATAGTCTGCGTATAGGAGTTAtaatttgatccaaattttcaggaatttatacaaatcgcaaaaattattatcaatcgATATAGATATGGAGTTACCAATCTTTAGAGTCAAGCATTTACCCAACGATACTGTTGACGAGGACGTCGATTTGTTACCAATGGTGGCGGTTCTCTTGATCATTTTAGGAGCCGTATTTGTAATCTACAGATATTTCAAGTACAGAAAGAAACCGCGAAGAAGACGAATAGTCAAATTCAAACGTTTTTTGTCTGCTATTCACGCGAAACGTGTACCGTCGGTTTGAGCTTGTATCATGTACCTATGTGGAAAAAGTATGCAACTTTCATTGTTTTCATGTTAGATTTTTACCATTATTTCTAAGATATTTTAAGTGTGTTGCTGATATTTTTATACCTGTGTGATAGTTGGTTCTAGCAACTGCTTTGTCATTTCGTGTAAATATTATGTGTGAATTGTTtttgcttttctattttttgtcaTGTACGGATGTACtcgttgaattattttcaatgtcAGAAGGATTTTCTAATTAGAAGTAATATCTTATGTTGAAGACATGTAATCATGTGATCCTTTACGTTtatgtgccttttttttttttcaaagttcaataaagTGTACACATTTTTACTTCTTGTAACGTGAAGTATAGATTTTCTGctgataaaaaatttcgtatTCAACATCGGTACTTCTCCGctatagacactggaactaCAAGATGAACAACTGCAGGTCACAGCGGTAAGGGGAATCacgtaaaatttcgtgaaaagtttttccaaacGGTACCTGTAGAAGCGCTGATCGTCGTTTTCCAACTGGCGGCTACTAGACGACGCGGGTGTTGGCGCGGCAAGGGGAAGTAATAGTTTCAGTGGTTTACTCGCTAGAGGCGCTGATCGTCGTTTCCCTAATGGACGACGCGGGTGTTGGCGCGGTAAGGGGAATGAAATAACTTTTTACCGGATCCCCTAACGTCTGTGCCCACCAGTTGTTCATCTTGTAGTTCCAGTGTCTATATTCTCCGCTAACATAATGTAAAGAAAATGCCGGTACGTTTCGTAACATGTTTGTTCACAATGAAACACTAAGAAATACGTTAAACGAAATTTATtacgaaaaatataattaaattaacCGAACAGTACGCGATACACGAAAACAATTTCCTTACAAATTGGACATTATTCATACAACACAAACGAAATTCTTTGAGAAACAGGAACACGACATTATTCACGCTACTTCAGTCAACTTTTCATCAATATCATTCACCATatctttgaactttttccactGAGTAGCAGACAAAGCaatacctgaaaaaattccaattccaaaatcaatattttctcaCTATACCGTGAAACATCAATACGCATTAAATCATACCTTTCTTTCCTGGCAACAATTCACCGTCCTTCTCGTAAAATTCGCGAATATCGACCATCACTTTGCCACGAAATTCTCGTACTTTCACAAAACGATTATTTCCTAAATGAAAACCTTCGTCTTCATCTTTTGTCTTTTTCTTAGACGGAGCGGCTGCAAGTTTTTTGGCTGGAGGATTTCTCTGCAAAAAGAACGTATATTAATACTTTACCGATCAATATCTTCTAAATACCAGTAGGTACTGTACAAAATTCAACTCAGAAAAACACACATCATCAGGGCCGGAATCTGAATCTGAAGACGAGGAACTACGTTTCTTGTTTTTAGGCATATTAATAACGGATATTGAAACTTAATTAACGGTAAAACTCGATAACTCTGcttaatttattaaataattttgaaagctATACTTTCACCCTTTGAATCACGAATATCACGATTTAACAGAACTACAGAACACCTAACGTAATGAACTCAacacttttaaaataaaacacaagatGGCAATGCGGTGGGGTATGGGGTATGTTGACGCGTCTGTGGCGGAGCGGAGGGAGGCGGAACAATTTTAACGAAACCggcaaaaaaaatggttacggTTAAAGTTCGTCGAGAACGTAAACGGATGGACCAATTCGTTCTTTAGCAAAATGCTTCTTTTTTTGGGCGGGTTGTTagctttttttaaagtttttttcaaatttaatttcaatattatcGATGGAGCCCAGTCCAGCAAAAAATCGTGGCCAAATGATTGCAGTAGACGAAGGCGGAAGGCCTAATACGTTTACgttggaaaaatgtcaaattttgatctACGAAGTTCGAACTTCGAAAGTTCGAACTCGACACTcgacgttttaaaaaataatatagcctaaaaatttttaaatgcttgaaaataaactgtatattttttcaatttttcttcggtACTTCAGATCGTTTCTCGATGTGTTTAATACTTGCATACAATATATGCACAAAGTTCATATTTTGTTTGtatcaaataatttcatttgatttCGAAGGTTTAgccttaggtacctattcccTATTCCTATTCTATTTCCATTTTCCTTACCTTCGAGCAAGCAAATTTCGTAATTATCTCCTCAagtcaagaattgaaaattaaaatggtaaaattagaATAGACCGATTTGATTTACTTAGTTTTTATACGAGTTatgtggtaggtacctactttagtaTCCGTAGATCACAATTTTCCCCCTAAAAAATCATGTTAAAAAACTTCGAGTTCAAGCCTTCAAGGGCAGGGGGGAGTCAAAcgttgatcaaaattcaaattaattttgctAGGCTGCCAACGCTGACACtgcatcaaaattcgaaattttataaaaatttaaattccaatttttgtggtTAAAACTTGAACCAGTagtttattttctttaaattgaaaaggaaaaagGGGGAAAACAAAGCCAAGTGAGAAATTTGCAGAACTGGAAACGTATATTTATGAGTGATTATGAATGAAAACGAcaaaatatgcataaaattaAAACACATGTCATCATTCGTGGTTATTGTGATCTCTTATGAATTTGTGTACAAGTTTCTGTTCCATGTGAGTGACGGCCCGTTTGTTCTTGTCCATGCTTGTGCTTGTGACCATCCACCTGTATATTGTTTCGCCCAGGTATTCCCTGCATTCCATTGGTTTACATTTTGTCTTCTCTGATTCAAGTACGATTGTTGTAACTTCGTTGTATACCATGTCCTACTCCGTGAGAGCGCCACGTCGTGTTTCCATTGATTTGAATATTCCTGGTATGGTTTtgttggccaatttttgttccATAGATGTGAATTTTCCCTATTCCATTGTGTTAACTGCCCTCCTTTCCATTGCTTTGAATACTGTTGATATTGATATGGTTTTGTATAAGGAGTTTGACTCCACTGCCGCCTATTCCATTGAGTTTTCCATCCGTCAGTCCAGGTAGGTACTCCTCCATACTGTTGTGACCAAGGACTCCGTGATTTTGTGGAAAATGTTCCACTCCCTGAAGATGGCCACCTCCCTGATTCCCACTGATTCGAATAAGGCTGCTGATAATAAGGGTGTTGGGTGTATAGATTTTTACCTTGTCCAGCCAATTGCCCCCCGCTCCATTGGTTTGCCCATGCTTTAGTCAATGCTGGGAGCGACCATCCACCTATATTCTGTTTAAATGTAGTTCTCCAGTCTTGGGGGTTTTCCACATTCCGCTGATTGAAATTTCCTCCTCTCCGAAGCGGTGACTGTGACTGATTTGATTGCATATGAAAAGTTCTCCTCCAAACCGATGTAGTGGTATTTTCCCGCTGGTTAAACCATTCTTTGGGAAACCATTGCGGCGACCATGTTGTTTTTGCGTACGTATATAAGGGGAtagaaatttcgtttttccacGTGCGTGCCCATTGTGATTTTGAGGCTGCGTTAGAAACTGCCGCGTGCCACACTCTGCTCCATTCAGATATCCATGAGGCATTAGAATAAGGAAATGCGGTAGATAATTCTTTTACGTACGTGTACCATGTCGGTGATATGgataaaaatccaaaaccgGGGGTTGATTTACTGGAAATTGGTTTACGAGGGCGTAAAATTGTGCTTTCCTTGTTTTCATGTTGCATTGAAGCATCAGAAGACAATTGAGTTGAAATGTAGGCATGCGATGTTGTAGGATGTAGAGTTGGTTTTGACGAACTTGCATTCGCTTTACGAAAATAACTAGAATTAGCTTTCAGTTTTGAAAGCCTACCCGTTGTTAAATACCAGTCTCCACCCCACCATGTTCTTTTCCATGTATTTACTGAGGAAGGAGGAAATATTGTTCTGTTCCAATCAGGTGACCCAAGGTCTACTATCCATTTTTGagacgttttcaatttttctatatcGTACTTCGATTTCcgtgaaatatttgcaaaagtatacctactccacgctcgagttgtttttttattccaattaaTCGACATTGTTGGACTCAATGTTGAATAGTACCCATACCATGGTCTGGTCAAAAAAGTTAAATACTTATTTAATCGTAGATATGCAGGATACCTAGTTGTAAATTCAGTCGGCTTCCACGGAAATTCGTTCCAACCAGGTTTTGAAATTCCTTCAACTCTGACGTGACCATTTTCATATTCGTAAatttgaattgtattttttggatCGCTTAAATCTTTGGTTGTACATCCTGGCCATTTATCAAAATCATATGGAAAAGGATAGTCGTATTTTTCAGAATCTAATAAGGATGTACCTCTTAGTGCCCACATTTGTTCTTGTTCTTTGCTGGTGAGCCATGGTCCAGAATCTGAATTCAATGGGTACGGAATGGATCTTCTTTTTCGAGTTGTGGTGAAATCGAAAgtattatttattgatttttctgttGTTTGATACGTGGTAAATCTTTCAGTGgctaaattttcgttttttctattATCAATACTCCGGGTCATTATTTCTGCCGAATTTTTCCACccattttcactcattttcgtGTATAATGatacaacattttttgtttgtattcTCTCGTGACATTTACTTTCATGTTTATCTAATAAAATACTACAGGTAGATTTTTTCATTAGTCTGGAGCTTTTAGTATCTGCTACTGGGAATATAGGCGAAATACTGTTTGGCATTGGATACAGATCATTGGTATCAGGGAGATTATCATTTTGCGGAAGATCCCACATTTTCTCTTTCGTGggactttttgttgaaatagtTGCATACCTTCTGGTGGATTCTGTTTCCACCCCAGTTTCGTATAGATGTCGGAACCTTGAAGGTAATGTCATGGGTGCATCAAAATCTATTGTGGAATAGTTTGTATTTCTTAACATATCGACAATATAGTCTGCGAATAATATATCTTCTTTGGTCAAATTTACGGTGGAAAATTTTCCCACATATTcctgaaatgaaacaaaaaataataatgttttaaaat encodes:
- the S1P gene encoding membrane-bound transcription factor site-1 protease, which produces MESGGFYLHLKMILEIFYRMNNTYSFKKSYFVNSLKITSYFISVIFIISCFDFPKTYANVSSEVGVEFTSKVVYNEYIVGFKNYYLSQTRENFIAAALNGSNIKNWHIIKRNNPAKDYPSDFDIVFINPNDSKNGLEALKNHPCVKRITPQQIVQRTINSLPEEQNKSNSTESKEAHRFNLNQKKFWHSASRYLGRRLLRAVPKQITTILQADVLWSMGITGVGVKVAVFDTGLSKSHPHFRRIKERTDWTNENTLEDGLGHGTFVAGVIASSKECLGFAPDADLYVFRVFTNKQVSYTSWFLDAFNYAILKKINVLNLSIGGPDFMDHPFVDKVWELTANGVIMISAIGNDGPLYGTLNNPGDQMDVIGVGGINFEDQIAKFSSRGMTTWELPQGYGRLKPDIVTYGSSVAGSSIKGSCRSLSGTSVASPVVAGAVTLLMSSVLHRSNLINPASMKQALMASARRLPKVGMFEQGHGKLDVLRAYQILNSYKPQASFSPSYIDLSECQYMWPYCTQPIYFGGIPTIVNVTILNGMGVTGYINEKPKWYPYIPQNGHFLEVSLSYSEVLWPWSGWLAVSLAVSKEAASWSGSAHGHIELTVESPAADNETNVQKSTIKLLIKANIIATPPRSKRILWDQYHNLRYPPGYFPRDDLNKKTNPLDWNADHIHTNFKDMYEHLRNSGYYIEVLGTPYTCFDASQYGALLIVDPEEEFFSEEAAKLKKDVDNGLSVIVFADWYNTTVMKKIKFFDENTRQWWMPNTGGSNIPALNDLLSTWSVAFGDRIYEGYFSLQDRSVYYASGASIVKFPDDGILISKKLKDQGEAIINKDSTAQDTVPILGFFQTSSVGEVTTYGGRIVMYGDSNCLDNSNSVEDCFWMLDAILQYALTSHLPSVFKNDNAQLQKTEFSLPQRMEGNQLHRYSKVLEDNLEGIKIRPLPACPHLVWSHPNPLNQSAPANLYKSQKLLSIDIDMELPIFRVKHLPNDTVDEDVDLLPMVAVLLIILGAVFVIYRYFKYRKKPRRRRIVKFKRFLSAIHAKRVPSV
- the LOC135836671 gene encoding uncharacterized protein LOC135836671, with the protein product MKNVFSFFLTFSIFQRHYAFHKESYYGDPYSMEYVGKFSTVNLTKEDILFADYIVDMLRNTNYSTIDFDAPMTLPSRFRHLYETGVETESTRRYATISTKSPTKEKMWDLPQNDNLPDTNDLYPMPNSISPIFPVADTKSSRLMKKSTCSILLDKHESKCHERIQTKNVVSLYTKMSENGWKNSAEIMTRSIDNRKNENLATERFTTYQTTEKSINNTFDFTTTRKRRSIPYPLNSDSGPWLTSKEQEQMWALRGTSLLDSEKYDYPFPYDFDKWPGCTTKDLSDPKNTIQIYEYENGHVRVEGISKPGWNEFPWKPTEFTTRYPAYLRLNKYLTFLTRPWYGYYSTLSPTMSINWNKKTTRAWSRYTFANISRKSKYDIEKLKTSQKWIVDLGSPDWNRTIFPPSSVNTWKRTWWGGDWYLTTGRLSKLKANSSYFRKANASSSKPTLHPTTSHAYISTQLSSDASMQHENKESTILRPRKPISSKSTPGFGFLSISPTWYTYVKELSTAFPYSNASWISEWSRVWHAAVSNAASKSQWARTWKNEISIPLYTYAKTTWSPQWFPKEWFNQRENTTTSVWRRTFHMQSNQSQSPLRRGGNFNQRNVENPQDWRTTFKQNIGGWSLPALTKAWANQWSGGQLAGQGKNLYTQHPYYQQPYSNQWESGRWPSSGSGTFSTKSRSPWSQQYGGVPTWTDGWKTQWNRRQWSQTPYTKPYQYQQYSKQWKGGQLTQWNRENSHLWNKNWPTKPYQEYSNQWKHDVALSRSRTWYTTKLQQSYLNQRRQNVNQWNAGNTWAKQYTGGWSQAQAWTRTNGPSLTWNRNLYTNS
- the Ssb-c31a gene encoding RNA polymerase II transcriptional coactivator, which encodes MPKNKKRSSSSSDSDSGPDDRNPPAKKLAAAPSKKKTKDEDEGFHLGNNRFVKVREFRGKVMVDIREFYEKDGELLPGKKGIALSATQWKKFKDMVNDIDEKLTEVA